The DNA window GAACGAATCTCAGCTCGGGAGTTTATCTGGGCGAAGGAGCGTCGCTGGGTGCGCGATGCGTGCTCCATCCAAGGGTGAGCATCTATCCGGGGGTGCAAGTGGGCGACCGCGTCGTTCTCCATGCAGGGGTCGTCCTCGGATCGGACGGGTTCGGTTACCTGTTCGCCGAGGGCCGTCAGCACAAGTTTCCGCAGCTTGGCGGATTGGTGGTCGAGAACGATGTCGAGATCGGCTCCAACACGACGATAGACCGCGGGTCGCTGGGAACGACGCGGATCGGCGAGGGCACCAAAATCGACAACCTCGTGCAGATTGCGCACAACGTCAGAATCGGCCGCCACTCGGTAATTGCCGCGCAGACTGGAATTTCCGGAAGCGCGGAGATTGGCGATTTCGTGACTCTGGCGGGACAAGTTGGCGTGGCGGACCATGTCCGAATTGAAGATGGCGCGGTGATTGGAGCGCAGGCCGGCATCCCGACCGGCAAGGCGGTGCGAAAAGGCAGCGTGATGTGGGGCACGCCCGCACGCCCCCTGAGCGAGTTCAAAAAGATGTACGCGCACCTCAGCCGCCTGCCCGCGCTGGCGCAGAAGGTCAAGGAGCTTTCGGCCGGGCTCCCTCGAAAAAAGAAGTGAACTCTTGTAATCTCAGGCTCTGAAGAAGGTCTGCCCGCCCAGGGCCTTCCTAACTGTTCCATTTAATCAGCTTGGGGCGGATTTTTTCACATAAGGCTTGACATATGGTTCTCGTGTTGTATTGTGGGGGTTTGTTCTCGGGTTGGCACGCTGATGACTCGAGACCGTGCAGGACGCTGTGTGCCGGTGGATTTTGAAGCGCTGGTTTTCGGCCTTTCTGCAACCAGAG is part of the Terriglobia bacterium genome and encodes:
- the lpxD gene encoding UDP-3-O-(3-hydroxymyristoyl)glucosamine N-acyltransferase, which produces MKVREIARLVGGEAKGDKEKDITGVAALDAATERDLAFADGEAALRRAADSRAGCMLVPEGISVPGRIIITAANPRLAFIRAAESLHPPRLREAGIHPTAVIAADAHLAPGVYVGPYCVIESGAKVGGGTNLSSGVYLGEGASLGARCVLHPRVSIYPGVQVGDRVVLHAGVVLGSDGFGYLFAEGRQHKFPQLGGLVVENDVEIGSNTTIDRGSLGTTRIGEGTKIDNLVQIAHNVRIGRHSVIAAQTGISGSAEIGDFVTLAGQVGVADHVRIEDGAVIGAQAGIPTGKAVRKGSVMWGTPARPLSEFKKMYAHLSRLPALAQKVKELSAGLPRKKK